From Pan paniscus chromosome 9, NHGRI_mPanPan1-v2.0_pri, whole genome shotgun sequence, the proteins below share one genomic window:
- the LOC106635226 gene encoding large ribosomal subunit protein eL42-like, with the protein MVKVPKTRRTFCKKCDKHQPHKVTQYKKAKDSLYAQGKRCYDRKQSGHGGQTKPIFRKKAKTTKKIVLGLECVQPNCRSKRMLAPERCKHFELGGDKKRKGQMIQFQVPSFIMKAIKS; encoded by the coding sequence ATGGTGAAAGTCCCGAAAACCCGCCGGACATTCTGTAAGAAGTGTGACAAGCACCAACCTCACAAAGTGACACAGTACAAGAAGGCCAAGGACTCTCTGTACGCCCAGGGGAAGCGGTGTTATGACAGGAAGCAGAGTGGCCATGGTGGGCAGACTAAGCCGATTTTCCGGAAAAAGgctaaaactacaaagaagatTGTGCTGGGGCTTGAGTGCGTTCAGCCCAACTGCAGATCCAAGAGAATGCTGGCTCCCGAAAGATGCAAGCATTTTGAACTGGGAGGAGATAAGAAGAGAAAGGGCCAAATGATCCAGTTCCAAGTGCCATCTTTTATTATGAAGGCAATAAAATCCTGA